A genomic window from Deltaproteobacteria bacterium includes:
- a CDS encoding type I polyketide synthase codes for MSDTPHDQRLAHLSPLKQALYALERTEGQLAGLKQRLEEPVAIVGRGCRFPGGANDPERFFRQLCAGKDAVAEVPADRWDVEAYYDPNPEVVGKMASRWGGFLDGVDVRAFDAAFFHMAPREAVGLDPMHRLLLEVSCEALDDAGLPRQSLVGRPVGTYVGIMHSDYLLLAHGGLGDPALAGAHILSGTCVSMAAGRLSFTLGLQGPCLAVNTACSSSLAALHLAVGALRAGECEVALVGGVNLILAPEGLVVASQFGAANADGRCKTFDAGADGTALGEGCGVLVLKRLADARRDGDRIRALVRGTAVNHDGASSSLTAPNGLAQMEVIRRALAAARLSPRQVGYVEAHGTGTVLGDPIEAEALARVYGDGRPPGEALVVGALKTQIAHLAAAAGVASVIKAVGCLERGVIPPNLHFERLNPNIDWRGAPIVLPTAPEPFPARDEPRRAAISAFGWSGVNAHVVLEEAPRPIETPRAPEASAASEPRLLPLSAASAPALAAQIERWVAFLAEPTGQDPEATPDEEPGAFSDLCYTAGARRDHLPHRLAVVAADLEELRAGLLAARSGEARSGLVRQELAVGRESRLAFVFSGQGSQYFGMGRELLGREGPFRETLAFCDALLRARAGWSLLEELALPEERSRLRRVDVAQPVLFALQLALAAEWRAHGLHPDGVVGHSLGELAAAVVAGALSPEEGMAAVVARSALLAEVRGQGLMAQVELPFAEARVALAPFAGALSVAAVNSRRATVVAGDPESLGTFLEQLEGRGVHFRMINADGAGHSPQLDALKGRLGAALGTLVPREANVPIYSTVSGGREAGSHVTAEYLERNLREPVLFAPTVERMIDEGFELFVELSPEPILLPSILDLLHQKGRKGATVPSLRRGRPERRTLLEGLGQLYVEGRTPSWAALHPQGGRVVSLPAYPWQRERYWLPEDLPRTGGGGREARTIFHPLLETRLAVPGEALELFEQRVGIPRQPYLRDHRLHGTALLPAAATLELVRAAAALRLGEGSALALEEVTLGEAVVLLEQQLVPLTLVLAEEGAGRWRFHLHAGTKGGKGDAEARAVASGRVRLAEGGAKAEAASGRDSLEELLARCARQVPVAEFYRALREAGIEYGPLFQPLSRLWLGEGEALAELALPRALARGNERYGLHPVILDGALQVVAAAARGTEGHEGAFLPVGFGRLTYLRAPSGSVKAHARLEGPVAPGAREARGELTLFDESGPFVRLEGFRARRADEGADAGEKLERAFLRPVWRGREAESEPTLYMPPRVLLVGGGEAAEALGGALSERGLEVVVAARSPGFARAASGRYELALDDAAGLARLVAEALPTSGSTPVVYLGGLEVPAGLPPEGSEAGRRATVEALWLAQALLGAGRRDAPRLWLVTRGAQAVRQGEGALAPHQAPLWGLGRTAGLEAAELRPTCLDLDAGAPLAEQLSGLVSALLTDDREGQLALRGGASYVLRFERGLPAAGARGPAERRASDPFCLAIPKSGLLEELALVEQVRTPPGPGEVELAVRAAGLNFNDVMKAMGIYPGDYGLWLGSECAGVVTAVGPGVSGLAPGDRVVALAPHAMGSYVTTPAHLVVHKPAGLSFTEAAGVPVAWLTARLALFEIGRLQAGERVLIHAAAGGVGLAAVQLARRAGAEVWGTAGSEEKRTFLRGLGVAQVFDSRSLAFADEVRRLTDGRGVDLVLNCLAGEAMEASLGLVAPYGRFLEIGRKDIYQNTRLGLRPFERNLAYHGFDLLRFSTERPVAARRALEELLAELAAGTLEPLPCEVFPMTEAAAAFQKMAKARHVGKLVLVLPEDPEARLPVRPAARRIAVRADATYLLSGGTGDLGLELAAWLVEQGARHLILLSRRGRTPELEGTLQKLEARGATLEVLALDVADGEALLDALAARRGGAPPVRGVVHLAGVLEDAVLPNVNPGQLARVLRPKVDGALALDRATRDEPLDFFVLYASASGLLGSPGQASYAAANAFLDAFASYRVAAGRPALSIDWGPFENLGAESGSRGRRLAQMGLQLIRGAEGVAAFGRLLEAGAPLAQVGMLWMSPRHLLEAFPAAELPALEALAEETAAEARPRGESDVQRALAAAAPNERGALLLGHLRGQLAHVLQVPLERVEAETPLRQLGMDSLMTVDLRNRIEASLGLVLPATLVWKYPTLSALTEHLLERLTESLATPGADEAAEVPTAARAEKAEAPPAPAASLGRAEVDALSDEEAEALLAAKLDALGPRGSA; via the coding sequence ATGAGCGATACGCCGCACGACCAGCGCCTGGCGCACCTCTCGCCCCTCAAGCAGGCGCTCTACGCGCTCGAGCGCACGGAGGGGCAGCTCGCGGGGCTCAAGCAGCGGCTCGAGGAGCCGGTGGCGATCGTGGGGCGGGGGTGCCGGTTCCCCGGCGGTGCGAACGACCCCGAGCGCTTCTTCCGGCAGCTCTGCGCCGGCAAGGACGCGGTGGCCGAGGTCCCCGCCGACCGCTGGGACGTGGAGGCCTACTACGACCCGAACCCCGAGGTGGTGGGGAAGATGGCCAGCCGCTGGGGGGGCTTCCTCGACGGCGTGGACGTGCGGGCCTTCGACGCGGCGTTCTTCCACATGGCGCCGCGCGAGGCGGTGGGGCTCGACCCGATGCACCGCCTGCTGCTCGAGGTGAGCTGCGAGGCGCTCGACGACGCGGGGCTGCCGAGGCAGAGCCTGGTGGGCCGCCCGGTCGGCACCTACGTCGGCATCATGCACAGCGACTATCTGCTCCTCGCTCACGGAGGGCTCGGCGACCCCGCGCTGGCCGGGGCGCACATCCTCTCCGGCACCTGCGTGAGCATGGCCGCGGGGCGCCTCTCCTTCACGCTCGGCTTGCAGGGCCCCTGCCTCGCCGTGAACACCGCCTGCTCGAGCTCGCTCGCGGCGCTGCACCTCGCGGTGGGCGCGCTCCGCGCCGGGGAGTGCGAGGTGGCGCTCGTGGGGGGCGTCAACCTGATCCTGGCGCCCGAGGGGCTCGTCGTGGCGAGCCAGTTCGGCGCGGCCAACGCCGACGGACGCTGCAAGACCTTCGACGCGGGAGCCGACGGCACGGCGCTCGGCGAGGGGTGCGGGGTGCTGGTGCTCAAGCGCCTCGCCGACGCGCGCCGGGACGGCGACCGCATCCGGGCGCTGGTGCGGGGAACGGCGGTGAACCACGACGGGGCGAGCTCGAGCCTCACCGCGCCGAACGGGCTGGCGCAGATGGAGGTGATCCGGCGGGCGCTGGCCGCGGCGCGCCTCTCGCCCCGGCAGGTGGGGTACGTCGAGGCGCACGGCACCGGGACCGTGCTCGGCGACCCGATCGAGGCCGAGGCGCTGGCGCGCGTCTACGGCGACGGACGCCCGCCGGGAGAGGCGCTGGTGGTGGGGGCGCTCAAGACGCAGATCGCGCACCTCGCGGCGGCGGCCGGGGTGGCCTCGGTGATCAAGGCCGTGGGCTGCCTCGAGCGGGGCGTCATCCCGCCGAACCTGCACTTCGAGCGTCTCAACCCGAACATCGACTGGCGAGGAGCGCCGATCGTGCTCCCCACCGCTCCCGAGCCCTTCCCGGCGCGCGACGAGCCGCGCCGCGCGGCCATCTCCGCCTTCGGCTGGAGCGGGGTGAACGCCCACGTGGTGCTGGAAGAGGCGCCGCGACCGATCGAGACGCCGCGCGCACCCGAGGCGTCGGCCGCGAGCGAGCCGCGCCTCCTGCCGCTCTCGGCGGCGAGCGCCCCGGCCCTCGCCGCGCAAATAGAACGATGGGTCGCTTTTCTCGCGGAGCCGACGGGGCAGGACCCCGAGGCCACACCGGACGAGGAGCCGGGCGCCTTTTCCGACCTCTGCTACACGGCCGGCGCGCGTCGGGACCACCTGCCGCACCGCCTCGCGGTGGTAGCCGCCGATCTCGAGGAGCTGCGCGCCGGGCTGCTCGCCGCGCGGTCGGGCGAGGCGCGGTCGGGTCTCGTGCGCCAGGAGCTCGCCGTCGGGCGCGAGAGCCGGCTGGCCTTCGTCTTCTCGGGGCAGGGCTCGCAGTACTTCGGCATGGGGCGCGAGCTGCTCGGGCGCGAGGGTCCCTTTCGCGAGACGCTCGCTTTTTGCGACGCCCTCTTGCGGGCCCGCGCCGGCTGGTCGCTCCTCGAGGAGCTCGCGCTGCCCGAGGAGCGCTCGCGGCTGCGGCGCGTGGACGTGGCGCAGCCCGTGCTCTTCGCGCTGCAGCTCGCGCTGGCGGCCGAGTGGCGTGCGCACGGCCTCCACCCGGACGGCGTCGTCGGGCACAGCCTGGGCGAGCTCGCCGCGGCGGTGGTCGCGGGGGCGCTCTCGCCCGAGGAGGGGATGGCGGCGGTCGTGGCGCGGAGCGCACTGCTGGCCGAGGTGCGCGGTCAGGGGCTGATGGCGCAGGTGGAGCTCCCCTTCGCCGAGGCCCGCGTGGCGCTCGCCCCCTTCGCCGGCGCGCTCTCGGTGGCGGCGGTGAACAGCCGGCGCGCGACGGTGGTGGCCGGGGACCCCGAGAGCCTCGGGACCTTCCTCGAGCAGCTCGAGGGGCGTGGCGTGCACTTCCGCATGATCAACGCCGACGGAGCGGGCCACTCGCCGCAGCTCGACGCGCTCAAGGGGCGGCTCGGCGCGGCGCTCGGGACGCTCGTGCCGCGCGAGGCGAACGTTCCGATCTATTCCACCGTGAGCGGCGGGCGCGAGGCGGGGTCCCACGTGACGGCCGAGTACCTCGAACGCAACCTGCGCGAGCCGGTGCTCTTCGCCCCCACCGTCGAGCGCATGATCGACGAGGGCTTCGAGCTGTTCGTCGAGCTCAGCCCGGAGCCGATCCTCCTGCCCTCGATCCTGGATCTCCTGCACCAGAAGGGGCGCAAGGGGGCCACCGTGCCCAGCCTGCGCCGCGGTCGGCCCGAGCGCCGCACGCTGCTCGAGGGGCTCGGTCAGCTCTACGTGGAGGGGCGCACCCCGAGTTGGGCCGCCCTGCACCCGCAGGGGGGGCGCGTGGTCTCGCTGCCGGCCTATCCGTGGCAACGCGAGCGGTACTGGCTCCCCGAGGACCTGCCGCGCACGGGGGGCGGAGGGCGCGAGGCCCGCACGATCTTCCACCCTCTCCTGGAGACGCGGCTCGCCGTGCCGGGCGAGGCGCTCGAGCTCTTCGAGCAGCGGGTCGGGATTCCGCGCCAGCCGTACCTGCGCGACCACCGCCTGCACGGCACCGCGCTCTTGCCGGCCGCGGCCACGCTCGAGCTCGTGCGCGCGGCGGCGGCGCTGCGCCTCGGCGAGGGGAGCGCGCTCGCCCTCGAGGAGGTCACGCTCGGCGAAGCGGTGGTGCTGCTCGAGCAGCAGCTCGTCCCCCTCACGCTGGTGCTGGCCGAGGAGGGTGCAGGTCGCTGGCGCTTCCACCTCCACGCGGGGACGAAGGGGGGCAAGGGCGATGCGGAGGCGCGCGCCGTGGCCTCGGGGCGCGTGCGCCTGGCCGAGGGCGGCGCGAAGGCGGAGGCCGCGAGCGGGAGGGACAGTCTCGAGGAGCTTTTGGCCCGCTGCGCGCGGCAGGTCCCGGTGGCAGAGTTCTATCGGGCTCTGCGCGAGGCGGGGATCGAGTACGGCCCGCTCTTCCAGCCGCTCTCGCGGCTCTGGCTCGGGGAGGGCGAGGCGCTGGCGGAGCTCGCGCTCCCTCGGGCGCTCGCCCGGGGGAACGAGCGGTACGGCCTGCACCCTGTGATCCTGGACGGCGCGCTGCAGGTCGTGGCGGCGGCGGCGCGCGGCACCGAGGGGCACGAGGGGGCCTTTCTGCCGGTCGGCTTCGGGCGCCTGACCTATCTCCGCGCGCCCTCCGGGTCGGTGAAGGCGCACGCGCGGCTCGAAGGCCCCGTCGCTCCCGGGGCTCGCGAGGCGCGGGGCGAGCTGACGCTCTTCGACGAGAGCGGCCCCTTCGTGCGGCTCGAAGGGTTTCGCGCGCGGCGGGCGGACGAGGGAGCGGACGCGGGGGAAAAGCTCGAGCGAGCCTTCTTGCGGCCGGTCTGGCGGGGGCGCGAGGCGGAAAGCGAGCCGACGCTCTATATGCCCCCGCGGGTGCTCCTCGTGGGGGGCGGGGAGGCGGCGGAGGCGCTCGGCGGCGCGCTGTCGGAGCGGGGGCTCGAGGTGGTCGTCGCAGCGCGCAGTCCCGGCTTCGCGAGAGCCGCGTCCGGCCGCTACGAGCTCGCGCTCGACGATGCGGCGGGGCTCGCGCGGCTCGTGGCCGAGGCGCTGCCCACGAGCGGCTCCACCCCGGTGGTCTACCTCGGAGGGCTCGAGGTTCCGGCAGGGCTTCCGCCGGAGGGGAGCGAGGCGGGACGGCGGGCGACGGTCGAGGCGCTTTGGCTCGCGCAGGCCCTGCTCGGGGCGGGGCGCCGGGATGCGCCGCGGCTCTGGCTCGTGACGCGCGGGGCGCAGGCCGTGCGGCAGGGCGAGGGAGCGCTCGCGCCCCACCAGGCTCCCCTCTGGGGTCTCGGACGCACCGCGGGTCTCGAGGCCGCGGAGCTGCGACCGACCTGTCTGGACCTGGACGCCGGGGCGCCTCTCGCGGAGCAGCTCTCGGGCCTGGTCTCGGCGCTCCTCACCGACGACCGCGAGGGGCAGCTGGCCCTGCGGGGGGGAGCGTCCTACGTGCTGCGCTTCGAGAGGGGCTTGCCGGCCGCGGGAGCTCGGGGCCCGGCCGAGCGGCGGGCCTCTGACCCCTTCTGCCTGGCCATCCCGAAGAGCGGGCTCCTCGAGGAGCTGGCGCTCGTCGAGCAGGTGCGCACGCCTCCCGGCCCTGGCGAGGTGGAGCTGGCCGTGCGCGCGGCCGGACTGAACTTCAACGACGTGATGAAGGCCATGGGGATCTACCCCGGGGACTACGGCCTCTGGCTGGGGAGCGAATGCGCCGGGGTGGTGACCGCCGTGGGCCCCGGGGTTTCGGGCCTCGCGCCGGGGGACAGGGTGGTGGCGCTCGCGCCGCACGCCATGGGGAGCTACGTCACCACGCCGGCGCACCTCGTGGTGCATAAGCCCGCCGGTCTCTCTTTCACCGAGGCGGCGGGGGTGCCGGTGGCCTGGCTCACCGCGCGGCTCGCGCTCTTCGAGATCGGGCGGCTTCAGGCCGGGGAGCGGGTGCTGATCCACGCGGCGGCCGGGGGGGTTGGTCTCGCGGCCGTGCAGCTCGCGCGTCGCGCCGGGGCCGAGGTCTGGGGCACCGCGGGCTCCGAGGAGAAGCGGACGTTCCTGCGCGGCCTCGGCGTGGCGCAGGTCTTCGACTCGCGGAGCCTGGCCTTCGCCGACGAGGTGCGCCGGCTGACGGACGGGCGTGGCGTGGACCTGGTGCTGAACTGCCTGGCCGGAGAGGCCATGGAGGCCAGCCTGGGCCTCGTGGCGCCCTACGGACGCTTCCTCGAGATCGGCCGCAAGGACATCTATCAGAACACGCGCCTCGGCCTGCGCCCCTTCGAGCGCAACCTGGCCTATCACGGCTTCGACCTGCTGCGCTTCTCGACCGAGCGCCCGGTGGCGGCGCGGCGGGCGCTCGAGGAGCTGCTCGCCGAGCTCGCGGCGGGGACGCTCGAGCCGCTGCCGTGCGAGGTCTTTCCCATGACCGAGGCGGCGGCGGCCTTTCAGAAGATGGCCAAGGCCCGCCACGTGGGCAAGCTCGTGCTGGTCCTCCCCGAGGACCCGGAGGCGAGGCTCCCCGTGCGGCCCGCGGCGCGGCGCATCGCCGTGCGCGCCGACGCGACCTACCTGCTGAGCGGAGGGACGGGGGATCTCGGGCTCGAGCTCGCCGCGTGGCTCGTGGAGCAGGGGGCGCGGCACCTGATCCTGCTGAGCCGGCGTGGGCGAACGCCCGAACTAGAAGGAACGCTCCAGAAGCTCGAGGCCCGCGGCGCGACGCTCGAGGTCCTGGCTCTCGACGTGGCCGACGGGGAGGCGCTCTTGGACGCCCTCGCGGCGCGGCGGGGCGGCGCTCCGCCGGTACGGGGGGTGGTGCACCTCGCGGGGGTGCTCGAGGACGCCGTGCTCCCCAACGTGAACCCGGGTCAGCTCGCGCGGGTCCTACGCCCGAAGGTGGACGGCGCGCTCGCCCTCGATCGGGCCACGCGCGACGAGCCGCTCGACTTCTTCGTCCTCTACGCCTCGGCGAGCGGGCTGCTCGGCTCCCCGGGGCAGGCGAGCTACGCCGCGGCGAACGCCTTTCTGGACGCCTTCGCCAGCTATCGCGTGGCAGCGGGTCGACCGGCGCTGAGCATCGACTGGGGCCCCTTCGAGAACCTCGGCGCCGAATCGGGGAGCCGGGGGCGACGCCTGGCGCAGATGGGGCTGCAGCTCATCCGCGGTGCGGAAGGGGTCGCGGCCTTCGGGCGGCTGCTCGAGGCCGGCGCGCCGCTCGCCCAGGTGGGCATGCTCTGGATGAGCCCGCGGCACCTGCTCGAGGCTTTTCCCGCGGCGGAGCTCCCGGCGCTCGAGGCGCTCGCCGAGGAGACGGCGGCCGAGGCCCGCCCGCGCGGCGAGAGCGACGTGCAGCGCGCCCTCGCCGCGGCCGCGCCGAACGAGCGGGGCGCGCTGCTCCTCGGGCACCTCCGCGGACAGCTCGCGCACGTGCTCCAGGTGCCGCTCGAACGCGTGGAGGCCGAGACCCCGCTGCGGCAGCTCGGCATGGACTCGCTCATGACCGTGGACCTGCGCAATCGGATAGAGGCCAGTCTCGGGCTCGTGCTGCCCGCGACCCTGGTCTGGAAATACCCGACGCTCTCGGCGCTCACCGAACACCTGCTCGAACGGCTCACCGAGAGCCTCGCGACGCCGGGTGCCGACGAGGCGGCGGAGGTCCCGACCGCAGCGCGCGCCGAGAAGGCCGAGGCGCCTCCGGCTCCGGCGGCGAGCCTCGGTCGCGCGGAGGTGGACGCGCTCTCCGACGAGGAAGCGGAGGCCCTGCTCGCCGCGAAGCTGGACGCGCTCGGCCCGCGAGGGTCGGCGTGA